A single window of Watersipora subatra chromosome 9, tzWatSuba1.1, whole genome shotgun sequence DNA harbors:
- the LOC137404829 gene encoding uncharacterized protein, which translates to MSSDTEGGSSRAPSPDGSLSDRLDDDLGSAHTHLVTAQANNTNDVGNPESSHFEPRRSERSRNLSLIGKESRTLELKTFLVKSISTQLVEYTKLISDIESLDLHQLEECSSTFQQGFDHICTAYKEMCVLCANKPDKSVESMFSDLSNEFETIKESMTERVAALQIQDEEEERELKEAESVLQKAKEQFSKEMQIYEELKRQRRSRRNPTPKEATPVTQQDIIVITENDTPRPLPPLASTDKVERSATPASDGLDAVRQLAESLVSTMNKATAKRTSVEPSLFTGDLLDFTDWQVDLDAYLKAENINGKERLRHLKRFVGGEAKKCINGHFVTNTNEAYLDARAMLKERYGNKQSIVRTFRNKLAAWPRIHPKDGKALREFGDFLSHIRSGMQSTPGLAILNDCQENEKLSDKLPDWLKNRWAIVVAKAVKEDSYPSFSEFTSFIQDEADVMLLPISLQASNPQSKTVKQQVRTRTFKASTIEIKVLCLFCKKDSHATTKCFKLEALPYADKTKFVFNNRLCFSCLRADGHRSKDCPNKATCKRCSKSHPTAMHTFENIGWTRKDHPEERIAKPRDNSTTMDTKISAEASQTEARKEVRCNTVRTTNDGVACMAIPVYVSAENGKEKLVYALLDTQSDACFISKETAEFIEPRGRPEQITMSTLNGCSTQTTNKYVNIKLRGFSTNEVTSINAYEQDAITCNREQIPTAAKADATGHLQDIAEKLPPLLDIPVGLLIGTDCPQALTPLDSVPGTAGKMFAMRTMFGWTLCGGKPQNGTRSINKTDTKDKEILNILDQEFKDTESGKVSQNDLQFVKILENGTTQTPDGNYVLPLPFKYMPTLPNNKVQAQKRLDQLIRKLKADKSYKAEYFKFMQALITAGHAEEVTNTSLTDKCWYIPHFGIRHPKKKKLRVVFDASAKYNGIALNDALLQGPDHINSLVGILCRFRLEKIAICCDIQQMFHNFYVQPEHRDYLRFLWVDEDLSTCKEYRMTVHLFGATSSPGVATFGLRKLAYDHRSISDKAADFLIHDFYVDEGVTSIANQREAIQLIDSARKICSKGNIRLHKFASNDRHVLATVPETERCETIQKLDLLQDHLPNERTLGLEWCIDTDRFQFVNNIKEKPTTKRGLLSTVAQVYDPLGLLAPFILKGKQLLQACTSSKEPWDQPISCDLLDDWNAWVFELQKLKTVKVPRCIKPPCMVSPRYELHHFSDASLKKDMQLAHT; encoded by the coding sequence ATGTCGAGTGATACTGAGGGTGGTAGTTCGCGGGCGCCATCTCCTGATGGCTCGCTGTCGGATAGGTTAGATGATGATCTAGGTTCTGCACATACTCATTTAGTTACAGCGCAAGCGAATAATACTAACGATGTTGGTAATCCTGAAAGCAGTCATTTTGAACCTAGAAGGTCAGAGAGATCTCGTAACCTTTCTCTCATAGGTAAAGAAAGTAGAACTTtagagttgaaaacatttttagtcaAGTCCATAAGTACTCAGTTGGTCGAGTATACTAAGTTGATATCAGATATTGAATCTCTTGATTTACACCAGTTAGAGGAATGTAGTTCTACCTTCCAACAGGGttttgatcatatctgtacagcgTACAAGGAAATGTGTGTTTTATGTGCTAATAAACCAGATAAGAGTGTAGAAAGTATGTTTAGCGATCTATCGAACGAGTTTGAGACTATAAAGGAGTCTATGACAGAAAGAGTGGCAGCCCTACAGATTCAGGATGAAGAAGAAGAAAGAGAGCTCAAAGAAGCTGAATCTGTACTGCAGAAAGCGAAGGAGCAGTTTTCAAAAGAGATGCAAATCTATGAAGAACTCAAAAGACAAAGGCGAAGCCGAAGAAACCCCACACCGAAAGAAGCAACTCCTGTCACACAACAAGACATAATTGTTATTACTGAGAATGACACACCTCGACCATTACCCCCACTTGCCAGTACAGACAAAGTAGAGCGCTCTGCAACGCCCGCCTCAGATGGATTAGATGCAGTGCGGCAGCTTGCAGAAAGTCTTGTTTCAACAATGAATAAAGCCACTGCAAAAAGAACATCAGTAGAACCTTCTCTTTTTACAGGAGATTTGCTAGATTTTACTGACTGGCAAGTAGATCTAGATGCTTATTTAAAGGCTGAAAACATCAATGGGAAGGAACGTCTCAGACACCTAAAAAGGTTCGTTGGAGGAGAAGCCAAGAAGTGCATCAATGGACACTTTGTGACCAATACTAACGAAGCATATCTAGATGCAAGAGCTATGCTTAAAGAGAGATATGGCAACAAGCAAAGTATTGTTCGCACTTTTCGCAACAAGCTTGCTGCTTGGCCGAGAATACATCCCAAAGATGGGAAAGCACTCAGAGAGTTTGGAGATTTTCTATCACACATTAGAAGTGGAATGCAATCAACACCAGGGCTCGCTATACTAAATGATTGTCAAGAAAATGAGAAATTGAGTGATAAGTTGCCAGACTGGCTTAAAAACCGATGGGCCATAGTAGTAGCCAAAGCAGTCAAGGAAGACTCCTATCCAAGCTTTAGTGAGTTTACGAGCTTTATACAAGACGAAGCAGACGTCATGCTACTACCAATATCGCTGCAAGCATCAAACCCCCAAAGCAAAACTGTTAAACAGCAAGTTCGAACCAGAACTTTCAAGGCGAGCACCATAGAAATCAAAGTTCTGTGTCTGTTCTGTAAAAAAGATTCTCATGCTACTACAAAGTGCTTTAAATTAGAAGCTCTGCCCTATGCAGATAAAaccaaatttgtttttaataatcgTTTGTGCTTCAGCTGCCTGCGAGCTGATGGTCATCGATCAAAGGACTGCCCAAACAAGGCCACATGTAAAAGGTGTAGTAAGTCTCACCCAACAGCAATGCATACATTTGAGAATATAGGATGGACTAGGAAAGACCATCCTGAAGAAAGGATTGCTAAACCACGTGACAACAGCACCACAATGGATACTAAAATAAGTGCAGAGGCAAGTCAAACTGAAGCCCGCAAGGAAGTGAGGTGCAATACGGTTAGAACCACTAATGATGGCGTGGCTTGCATGGCAATCCCTGTTTACGTCAGCGCAGAAAATGGCAAAGAAAAACTTGTGTACGCTCTCCTTGATACACAGTCAGACGCATGTTTCATATCAAAAGAAACAGCTGAATTTATTGAACCAAGAGGTAGACCAGAGCAAATCACTATGAGCACGCTCAATGGATGCTCTACgcaaacaacaaataaatatgttaatatCAAACTGAGAGGATTCTCAACCAATGAAGTTACATCCATAAATGCTTATGAGCAAGATGCTATCACATGCAACAGAGAACAGATACCAACTGCAGCAAAGGCAGATGCAACGGGCCACCTGCAGGATATCGCCGAAAAGCTACCTCCGTTACTTGACATACCAGTAGGTCTCTTGATTGGTACTGATTGTCCACAAGCCCTGACTCCGCTCGACTCAGTACCTGGAACAGCAGGAAAAATGTTTGCTATGCGAACAATGTTTGGATGGACTCTGTGTGGAGGCAAACCTCAGAATGGAACCAGATCTATAAACAAGACAGATACTAAGGACAAAGAGATTCTGAACATACTTGACCAAGAATTCAAAGACACTGAATCTGGTAAGGTATCACAGAATGATCTAcagtttgtgaaaatattggaAAATGGAACTACTCAGACACCTGATGGAAATTATGTTCTGCCACTCCCGTTCAAATACATGCCAACTCTCCCAAATAACAAAGTACAAGCACAAAAACGCTTAGATCAGCTAATAAGAAAGCTCAAGGCAGACAAGTCTTACAAAGCAGAGTATTTCAAGTTTATGCAAGCCTTAATCACAGCAGGACATGCAGAAGAAGTGACAAACACATCCCTGACAGATAAGTGCTGGTATATACCTCACTTCGGAATACGGCACCCAAAGAAAAAGAAGCTACGAGTAGTCTTCGATGCGAGCGCCAAGTATAACGGCATCGCTCTGAATGATGCACTCCTTCAAGGCCCCGACCACATTAATAGTTTAGTGGGTATACTATGTCGATTTCGGCTAGAAAAGATTGCTATCTGCTGTGACATTCAGCAGATGTTTCATAACTTCTATGTCCAGCCAGAACACAGAGACTACTTGAGGTTTTTGTGGGTAGACGAAGACTTGTCTACTTGCAAGGAATACCGAATGACTGTTCATCTCTTCGGTGCTACCTCGTCACCTGGAGTAGCCACATTTGGTCTAAGAAAGCTCGCCTATGACCATCGCAGCATATCTGACAAAGCAGCAGATTTTCTCATCCATGATTTTTATGTGGATGAAGGGGTGACAAGTATTGCCAACCAACGTGAAGCTATTCAATTGATTGACAGCGCAAGGAAGATATGTTCAAAAGGCAACATCAGGCTTCACAAGTTTGCTAGCAATGATCGACACGTTCTTGCCACAGTTCCGGAGACCGAAAGGTGTGAGACAATTCAAAAGCTTGATTTGCTGCAAGACCACCTACCAAATGAACGAACTTTAGGCCTAGAGTGGTGTATTGACACCGATCGTTTCCAGTTCGTCAACAACATTAAAGAAAAGCCAACAACTAAGCGTGGTTTGTTGTCAACCGTAGCACAAGTGTACGACCCTCTTGGGCTCCTTGCTCCTTTCATTTTGAAGGGCAAACAGCTATTACAAGCATGCACATCATCAAAAGAACCATGGGACCAACCAATCAGTTGTGACTTGCTTGATGATTGGAACGCTTGGGTATTCGAACTGCAAAAgttaaaaactgtaaaagtacCGAGATGTATCAAGCCACCATGTATGGTAAGCCCACGATATGAACTTCATCACTTCAGTGATGCAAGCCTTAAAAAGGATATGCAGCTTGCACATACTTAA